In the Diachasmimorpha longicaudata isolate KC_UGA_2023 chromosome 1, iyDiaLong2, whole genome shotgun sequence genome, one interval contains:
- the LOC135159727 gene encoding short/branched chain specific acyl-CoA dehydrogenase, mitochondrial: MNSIRTVLGKIPRDIVPKKKFHVSSIASNHAPGPLTQFTDDEIMMKETVAKLAREEIAPLVKKMEKEGKIDDGLLRKLFDNGLMGLEIPSELGGAGCNFLTTILTVEEVAKVDGAVAALVDIHNTLVNSLIIKVGTEAQKAKYLPKLAQEFAGSFCLTEQGAGSDAFSLKTEAKKDGSHYIINGSKMWISNSDIAGVFIVFANANPSAGYKGITTFFVDRDMPGVTVAKPEDKLGIKASGTCMVHFENVRVPEESILGEFGKGYKYAAGFLNEGRIGIGAQMIGIAQGALDATIPYTLERKQFGHDIFSFQSMQHQIAQVATELHAARLLVYNAARKVEAKQEFTKDAAMAKLVASETALKVTAKCIDFMGGVGFTTDFPQEKYFRDCKIGTIYEGTSNMQLSTIAKYLRKEYS, translated from the exons ATGAATTCTATCAGAACGGTATTGGGCAAA ATCCCACGGGATATTGTCCCGAAGAAGAAATTCCACGTCTCGTCAATAGCCTCAAATCACGCACCAGGACCTCTGACCCAGTTTACCGATGATGAGATTATGATGAAAGAGACTG TTGCTAAATTGGCGAGGGAAGAGATAGCACCGCTGGTCAAGAAGATGGAAAAGGAGGGGAAGATTGACGATGGATTGTTAAGGAAGCTATTCGACAATGGG TTGATGGGACTGGAGATTCCAAGTGAACTTGGCGGAGCCGGATGTAACTTCTTGACAACAATTTTGACAGTGGAGGAAGTAGCTAAAGTAGATGGTGCCGTAGCCGCTCTCGTGGACATTCACAACACTTTAGTTAATTCTCTTATCATTAAAGTTGGTACTGAAGCACAGAAGGCTAAATATTTGCCGAAACTGGCGCAAGAATTT GCTGGGAGTTTTTGTCTCACAGAGCAAGGCGCTGGTTCGGACGCATTTTCCCTCAAAACAGAAGCCAAGAAAGATGGATCTCACTACATCATTAATGGATCTAAAATGTGGATTTCCAATTCTGATATCGCTGGAGTTTTTATCGTCTTCGCCAATGCAAACCCATCAGcg GGTTACAAAGGAATTACAACTTTCTTCGTTGATAGAGATATGCCCGGAGTTACTGTGGCTAAACCTGAAGACAAACTCGGTATCAAGGCATCGGGGACATGCATGGTGCACTTTGAAAATGTTCGGGTACCTGAAGAATCCATTCTAGGGGAGTTTGGGAAGGGATACAAATATGCAGCTGGGTTTCTCAATGAGGGAAGGATAGGCATCGGTGCACAGATGATTGGGATAGCTCAGGGCGCCCTTGATGCGACCATTCCTTACACTCTCGAGAGGAAACAATTTGGACACGATATTTTCTCATTCCAG TCCATGCAACATCAAATAGCTCAGGTAGCCACTGAACTCCACGCAGCAAGACTTCTGGTGTACAACGCAGCTCGAAAAGTAGAGGCAAAACAAGAATTCACGAAAGACGCAGCTATGGCGAAGCTTGTAGCTTCAG AGACTGCCCTGAAAGTGACAGCCAAGTGCATAGATTTTATGGGTGGCGTTGGATTCACGACAGATTTTCCTCAAGAGAAGTATTTTAGAGACTGCAAAATTGGTACAATTTACGAGGGCACCAGCAACATGCAGCTGTCAACGATCGCAAAGTATCTCAGGAAGGAGTATTCGTAA
- the LOC135166131 gene encoding protein FMC1 homolog isoform X2: MNSNLTLIRSLLREIRAISSEGRIKDNIAVQYVMEQARAHRETSETLCKAREEMKHLAETYNCYLSSLRNYKQISADYAGAGERSVRETADLVGFKLPHDPK; this comes from the coding sequence TCCAATCTGACGCTGATTCGGTCTCTGCTGAGGGAGATAAGGGCGATATCAAGTGAGGGGAGGATCAAGGATAATATCGCTGTGCAATACGTGATGGAGCAGGCCAGAGCACACAGGGAGACATCAGAGACCCTGTGTAAGGCTCGCGAGGAGATGAAACACTTGGCGGAGACGTACAATTGTTATTTGTCGTCATTGAGGAATTACAAGCAGATTAGTGCAGATTATGCTGGGGCTGGAGAAAGGAGTGTAAGGGAGACAGCTGATTTAGTTGGCTTCAAGCTTCCACATGATCCCAAGTGA